The Solanum pennellii chromosome 11, SPENNV200 sequence gttttttctattttctgcCCCATTCTCATCAACAATCCCCGTCCTCTCCATCCCTGGCTGTCGGAGCTTCGAAACAGCTGCCGCCGACGGCGACGGAGATGGATTGTCATCGGCAGTGGGTGTGGAAGTGAAAGACATAGGAAATTCTAGAGAAGGGGTTGTGGGGTTAGAGACAGTAGTGATATCTGATGAAAAACTTCTGAGAATGATGAAAAGGGAAAGGCATAGAAAAGAAAAACCGATGATTTTGACGAAAGCTGGAGACTTTGTAAGTGAAACAAGATTATTTTCTGAACCTGACAAACTAGGACTAATCgatgatggagtaagaagaaTTCAAGACGTGATGGAGTAAGAAGAACAATAAGAACGGGAGAGAAATTGTGcagttttttgaaatttcaaattttttgaattttgaaattcaaaattttaaaattgggtgttttaattaaaattaataattcaaaatccaaaaactgatttagaagattgagtgttttagtgtagaaaaaataggcattataTTGGGGGattgtgtattataggagagagaattttatgtatctatacacttctactaaaattaaaaaaaagggaattatgtaatatttaaaaaaagaagggaaaattagagaatataaaacttatagttgtgtatttaagttatttttcctattAATAATATGTGATTCCTAATAATTTATACATTCGCAAATTCCAACTTTTTTGGGCTCACAATTGAAGGCCCAAATCAGACCTTAAGAAGGAAATGAATCCAAACAGATTTTAGGTCCAGGTCCTCATGGCCCAAAATATTTCACAAGGACTATAAGGTACGtttaaatttgtttatcttACTTTCACTTTTAATCagttaaaaaaaatcttcttttagGGGTGTTCACGAGTTTGTTTGGATCGGTTATTGaccaaaatcaaatcaatttaatcgattttcaaattatcaaaaccaaaccaaatataACATACATTTATCTGTTTGGTTGTTATTGATTTTGATAGGTGTGATTaagttatttagttattaaccatgtaaaaaagtaaataaaactGAAATCATTCAAAAGAGGGGAAAATGACAACATTTCATTCCAAAcgaaatatgtttaaaattaatgaCATTACGTAAATTTCTATCATTAAATTTACTGTGAATATATAAAGCttcaaaattcaacattttagcTTATAAGGAAGATCATCGACATTCTTAGTCTCACCAAGAATTGCCATAAACATTCATATGTGTGaaaccaataaaataaatattatcgtCTTGGGTGtgagatatttaaaattgtttataaaaataatatattatgtatgtataataataaaatatatgtatgtaatTTTCGATTTTAGttgtttctttaatttctttgaacaaaatcataatcaaaataaatactatcaatttttttaaaaatgtaagaccaaatcaaacaaaacccaaataaaatcaatttatctCAACAAATAATTGTAACAATTACATGTAGAGAAAATCACAACAAAACATTAcattacataattaaaatattcaaattaatcaTCCATATCACTAGAAAAATCCAATATCTatcaaatttctcaaaatcAACAATGATTTTGGAAGTATGAAAATCAAAGATAATGAGAATtacaaaacataaattaatttaattctaatacgataatataatttattagtgTCTCTATGAAGAATTAATTTCAAGAATTTGTGGTTAAATCAGAAGGGAAAACTTCAAAAGACGTATCATACGAGTGTGCCTCTCATAGACGAATATCGACTCAGTAGATAGTTACGAAGAATATAATTCCCAAGCTTAGAACCAATTGCATCTTGAAAAATGTCATAATTGAAGCTGCATTATTTTTATCCTCTGATGTAGTAGGACTTGAAGCTAAACCTCCTATAaatagaaaatagaaagaaaaataaattaacaaatatataatacttCATGTGTGCTATTTTAAGTGATAAAAAAGACAGTTTACTGCGCaaaacatctcatattcacGCAGAGTCTAGTGAAAGAGTTGTATTCGAAGGAATTGATGTAGACAATctattctaatataaatattatgaactGTTTTCATCACGTGAAAACGTAACCTATAAATCATATAGAAATAACTTTATCGTTACTCCGAAGATCtccattttctattttatttatactattattctttgtataatTGAATAATTCGTGATAAATATATAAAGAGATTCATAAAAGATTAAATTTACCTATATATCAGCAATGTAAGAAATATAAAGAcacgattttaaattttttagttatatatatcACCAGcataagaaatttcattttttttcttttaattattgcaATTGATACTTTATANAAAGAGCTGAAACTTCACCATTTGTTATACctaaaacaaagaaataaaggTTAATTagagaaatataattaataataacaaatagaTATACTTTATGTGTCCTTTTATATGTGACACTATTATTATCTAAAGAATCGAACGATAATTTATAAATagataaagaaacaaaaaaaaatcatattaatatctGTAGagtatataatttgaatttaatttgatcttaatatttttagtcagtcaattaaaattaaagcCTTTCCACACACCTAGCCAATTATTTACAACAATCATTGGTATATTTTTACtatataataaatgtataaaaatgtataaaatttgtttttcttgCAATAATTTttgtgaataaaaaatataaataaaataaaagtaattaagtagaaataaataattttaccaGGTGACTCAACAGGAACTTCAGCACTTGTTGGAGCTGCAATTGGGATACCAATTGCtgtaaaacaaaacaaaaaataaataaattcatatctATGAGAGAGATTATATTTAAGACATAAATACTAGTAAAATAGTTTAATACTTCTcctaattaatgtttttttttcttttttaaagagtgtgcatataaaaaaatacgataaatattttgaaacatAAAGAAGTATTATAATAATGATTTCAACAACAGAAATAAGATAACAGTATAAATAGAATATTCAATAAGGAACAATAATTTCTTAGTATTTAGCattcgatatttatatttaggattcaattaaattttatttgtgcaTTACAGATTTCATTTATGAGGATGGTGCTTCTAACAATTTTTTCTCATTACTACATATTTAAATCTAAAATctcttattattaattaagaaatttCGAATCGATTCATCACAATAATGTCTTTATTAAGAATTCAACAAGTTTATTTGAGTCCGATATTTATATCATGTCATActaattttgttataaaaataacttaattaaagtaaaaatatttaacttgagATTTATTGTTAACTTGAGATTTAGTGTTATTTATCCCTAGGAAGTAAGTATatactaaaaaaagaaaaaaaaaaattactcttcTCCTTCATATTGgattatgaaaatataaaaatattttaatttctataAGAAGGGTGTACTTCGAGTGTGAAGTGTGACAGAAGTAATGTCATAATTAGGGTTTTCTTTATATATTCATCGAACTAATATAAATACTAGATGCATATATCTTTTTATCGAGCAATTACTCTCCAAACTTAATTAAAAGTCGGAGGCTAGAATGACCACCCCCCCACCCCCCCAAAAAAAGCCCTACAAAACCCTAATTGCAACTATATTAAACATACTTTAATgtgaaattctaaaaaatatattgtctCCGTTAAAAATACTATGTCACATAGCTCAATATGTATTTATATCATACAATACCTATACCTAGGAAAAACATTATACATATTGGGACAGATTTTTAACGTGCTCGGAGAGCCTGTTGATAATTTAGGGCCGTAGATAAGAGGTACAATACCTGCACAAGCACTAACTGGTGGAGTTTCCAATTTGCAAACATTAGGAAGTTTTAATGCCTTGTTAACATCAATTTGGATACCAATTTTATCAGGATTACCAAGTAATTGACACAAACAAATAGGGTTACTATCCAATAATCCAGCAAGTGAAGGACAACATTGTTCATCTGGCTTACTCAATTTACTATCTTGTTCAACATATGTCAAACAACTTGACATGTTTAGTAACACTGTCATACAATCCATCCCACCCGATGTCGCCGGCCCTTCTGAACCTGGCGACATCGACATCGATGGCGACTCTGCAGTCGCCATCGGTGGCATTGATTGTGCCTCCGTGAACGGAGGCACGATCGTCGAAAATAGagagaggaggaggaggagagaTGTGGTGGTTGAGGccatattgattttttttgtgtgatacaaaTTTTTGTGTGTAGaaatgacataaatataaaGATGTATAGTAagtatactattattattgttcagTGGGAAATGTGATATAGCTAACTTTTTAGGTagcccaaaaaaaattaaattttccaaCCTACTACCAAACTATGTATTAAATTCTTatcatgttttttcttttctttttaggtCCTTTAATTTTTAAGGTAATTGTAGTTTTGATCCCTTGATTATTAATGAATATTGATTTTAGTCCTATATTCTATTGGATATTTTGcttttagaaaaaggaaaagtataTTCTCAAGTCAAACATATAACAAGCACAAAAATTTGtctctattttaaaaaaattaaagtctcACAAATTATGTGCATTTTTGGTCCACTTTAAGTGATCAATCAATGAAGTGTTCTTGTGTATAAAGGGTGATTTTCTATTCCCTTTAATATTGTAGTTATATTATCGCGAGATGTGATGGGACGAATAAAATAAGTGATCTGACGATTAAGATTTTCTATAAGTGATATCTTacttttatatattgaattgtggCGATTTTTGAAAACGCTATAATTACACTTGCCACGAGCAATATATTATCGTTTTATTCAATCATAAATTATGGAAAACACAGAAAAAAATGAGTAATAATGGTTTTTTAAAAACGTCACAGTTGCCTCGAGCAatattgtgtatgtataaaataCATGTTTCAAGTCGTGTCATAAGAGAGTTCTCTTTATATAGTCAAGAACTTGTCTTTACAGTCTGGGCCTCATATATCTCCTATATGTCATGTTCATGGTGATGTTGTGAATTCATGTTCGAAGGACGTTAGATTCTAGAGAGACTACTCTACTTTTTTTGTCGATGAActgcttttattttattatcactTCTGATACTGACAGTATCATATGAGTGAacatttgatttgatatatattatacGATAATAATACTATCTTGTccaaaaaaactataaaatattttcacttatcatatcattttatttaaagtaAACTACAATTGGatgaaagaaaaacaataaattcACCATGATCATTAGTTGTACAATTTGCCTATgcactataatattttatagtCCATATAATTAAGTGTGTTTTAAGAAAGCTCATGATTTAAAAACTCTAGTACTAGTAGTTAATTATTAATAGCAAGTCAACATCGATCATTAATAgacaatataaattattaaggaaaaaaaaacattttaaatttccaaaattaatgaaattttgattttttttttatgttcgaTATTCGTATTGAATTTCAActaaatttgaatatatcaaGAGAACATCGAGCACTTTTATATTCAtgacttaaaaatgaaatatctgATTAAAAATGAACGAATATGTAATTATTACTTAACCAAAAACCATTATTTGTCAATTGTATATAGGTATTTGCTTGAAGAAGAAACAATGCTTTAATTTATTGGCACCATGTGAAATAATATGTGAATGGTCCACAAGGTTTTAATCCCACAAGTTATTGCAAGCTGGAAGTGAgtgtataatataaaatatgcttttattttataaaaaaaataaagaattataaGCAATCCattgatatatttaattaaagaaaaaaaaggatataAAAAGAAAGACTAGAGTATGTGGAAGCATTTAATTTTGTTGGATGAAAATGTTGGGAAGTTgagaaaacaattatttttatcacGAACGGATACGGTGTAGTGAATTCGACGATTCTTATTTTAATCAGAGGTTTTAGTTTCAAGTTTTGagtatgaaaataattcttgatATGGAGCGTTATCTTTAAATGATCCCTACCTGATGAATTAGTCAAATTCTAATACGAATACcgaacatttaatttgaatgaaaaaaattagttggttcttgtttttttcttcttttatgtaGAGAAAATATGGTCACATGAGTGTTTTTTCTTGTTTATATGAAAAGGAGTTATTTTGAACTAAGAATGTGGAAGCATTTAATTGTGTTGGTTGAAAAAATgggaaattatgaaaaaatagtcaaatatgTCCAAATTAGTACTCACTTCGtccggaattgtttgtcatgttgcgcttttcgaaggtcaatttgactaatttcctaagataaattagatcacattaattcgatattttaaacaaaaaaattagatattttaaaactacatgaaaagtactctaaaaatagaaaccatgacaaataatttccGACGTAGGGAGTATattttttccccctttttttttggagatatttcttttttaatgcaCCAATTATTAGTAAGTTCtgattttgataattataatatcTTGATTGAgtattttgaacctttttagttAACTAGTTCTCGAAACGTGCATTGCACGTTTGTCCCCTAATTgatattagaaaattttaatttatatagcaAAGTTCAAATCTAAGTCCTTTCATAAAAAactataatcatatataataataaatatacaatcAGAAAAGAAGGCATGAATATGTTAAgaataaagataaatatatatatatatatatatatatatatatatataaatgaattcttaaataatattattcaatgtatcatttagtcattttttactatatattattttttattttttttacttttgatctTATTTTGTACCTCTCTATAACAGttaagtacatgaattttttgaacatttgagattaaatataaaaaggaaaaagtagtAATATGTtggtttaaaaagataaatgattatcaaacaattaaaaatacataattattattctatgGGATTTAGCATGTTTaccctcaaaataattaatgataaatacaaAATGTGATTAGCTTTACTATATATCCTAAAATAGAAGAAAGgatgaatacaaaaatacagTAATCAActacaaagttatatttaaaaactcaAAACGATGGagatgtgaaaaataaatattcactTACAACTTCATGTTGGAGTAAATTCATCTTGTAACTATCATAGTTTACATATTtctcaacaaaaagaagatgaatgtgtatgaaattttaaaggatacaaataaataaaatagtaaaaattcttataattacaaactggtaataaaaattttacaaGGGATGTAGACTAACCTACTGTAGTATGCAAGATGATTacaaacttaaataaaataaggaatatATATAGTGTGGTGTGATTGTGTTTGATAGACTCTTCATTACCCCCACTTATCTTACAAATTAAAGTTGAAAGGTTATTAGACTCTTCATTATCTACATTTAATTAGTACATGAATGTATGATGCATTAAGATCTTatttgatgcatgaatttaaatataacttttacttaatatttaattaattaaataaatattaatattaatttattttagaggtaaaataagggtaaaatagtaattcaactttgaggttagaagcttcccacttataataatatatgatgagtAGGAGTTATGAGATTGTTTTGGGAAGGATATTTTGGggattataaaaatattagggACAAAATCGTAAAAATCTTGATCAAATAAAAgatacttattttataagttaacTAATATATAACCGGACTAAATCGTA is a genomic window containing:
- the LOC107003039 gene encoding non-specific lipid transfer protein GPI-anchored 2-like, whose product is MASTTTSLLLLLSLFSTIVPPFTEAQSMPPMATAESPSMSMSPGSEGPATSGGMDCMTVLLNMSSCLTYVEQDSKLSKPDEQCCPSLAGLLDSNPICLCQLLGNPDKIGIQIDVNKALKLPNVCKLETPPVSACAAIGIPIAAPTSAEVPVESPGITNGEVSALXIGGLASSPTTSEDKNNAASIMTFFKMQLVLSLGIIFFVTIY